A single region of the Glycine max cultivar Williams 82 chromosome 20, Glycine_max_v4.0, whole genome shotgun sequence genome encodes:
- the LOC106797689 gene encoding uncharacterized protein: MTLKSPKAIWDYLKEEYAGDDRIRSMQVLNLRREFELQRMQESETIKEYSNKLLGIANKIKLLGSDFADSRIVEKILVTVPERYEASIASLENTKDLSKITLAEVLHALQAQEQRRLMRQDCVVEGVLPAKHHEVDESKGFFQEESTSNQQK, from the coding sequence ATGACTCTTAAATCACCCAAAGCAATTTGGGATTATCTGAAAGAGGAATACGCTGGAGATGATAGAATACGAAGCATGCAAGTGCTGAATTTAAGGAGGGAATTTGAGCTTCAAAGGATGCAAGAGTCAgagacaatcaaagaatactcaAACAAATTGTTGGGTATTGCCAACAAGATAAAGTTGTTGGGAAGTGATTTTGCTGATTCGAGAATTGTAGAGAAAATTTTGGTAACGGTGCCGGAGAGGTATGAAGCATCTATAGCTTCATTGGAGAACACAAAGGATCTGTCGAAAATCACATTGGCAGAAGTGCTACATGCCCTGCAAGCTCAAGAGCAACGAAGGTTGATGAGGCAAGATTGTGTTGTCGAAGGTGTTTTGCCCGCCAAACATCATGAAGTTGATGAAAGCAAAGgattttttcaagaagaatcaaCCAGCAACCAGCAAAAATag
- the LOC100305369 gene encoding NBS-LRR disease resistance protein precursor, with product MQLGKWVVDLVLIFSLLSQFSETVAETSSYSTPQPQPPICSEEDRASLLSFKASISQDTTETLSTWTGRDCCDGGWEGVECNPSTGRVNVLQIQRPGRDADATYMKGTLSPSLGNLHFLESLSLSGNHLKGQIPPTLGGLRNLAQLNLARNSLTGPIPLSFKTLINLQYLDLSHNLLSSPIPDFVGDFKNLTYLDLSSNLLTGKIPVSLFSLVNLLDLSLSYNKFAGNIPDQVGNLKSLTSLQLSGNLLTGHIPLSISRLQNLWYLNISRNCLSDPLPAIPTKGIPSLLSIDLSYNNLSLGILPDWIRSKQLKDVHLAGCKLKGDLPHFTRPDSLSSIDLSDNYLVDGISNFFTNMSSLQKVKLSNNQLRFDISEIKLPTELSSIDLHANLLVGSLSTIINDRTSSSLEVIDVSNNFISGHIPEFVEGSSLKVLNLGSNNISGSIPISISNLINLERLDISRNHILGTIPSSLGQLLKLLWLDVSINGLTGQIPSSLSQITGLKHANFRANRLCGEIPQSRPFNIFRPVAYIHNLCLCGKPLQPCKKQWSMGQ from the exons ATGCAACTTGGGAAATGGGTTGTAGACCTTGTTCTCATATTTTCACTTCTCAGTCAATTCTCAGAAACTGTGGCAGAGACATCATCCTATTCAACACCACAGCCACAGCCTCCAATCTGTTCAGAAGAAGACAGAGCTTCTCTTCTCAGCTTCAAAGCAAGCATTTCACAGGACACAACAGAGACACTGTCCACGTGGACTGGCAGAGATTGCTGCGATGGTGGGTGGGAAGGAGTTGAGTGCAATCCATCCACAGGGCGTGTAAACGTGTTGCAGATTCAGAGGCCAGGGAGAGATGCTGATGCAACTTACATGAAGGGTACTCTttctccttctctgggcaacttACATTTCTTGGAG AGCCTTTCATTGAGTGGGAACCATCTGAAAGGACAGATCCCACCAACACTTGGGGGTTTGAGGAACCTTGCCCAACTTAATTTAGCAAGGAATTCTCTGACAGGTCCTATCCCTCTTAGTTTCAAAACCCTTATTAATTTGCAATACCTTGATCTCAGCCACAATTTGTTATCATCTCCCATCCCGGATTTTGTTGGGGACTTCAAAAATTTGACGTATTTAGACCTATCCTCTAACCTTCTAACCGGAAAAATTCCAGTTTCCTTGTTCAGCCTCGTCAATCTTTTAGACTTGTCATTGAGCTATAACAAGTTCGCAGGGAACATTCCAGATCAGGTTGGAAATCTGAAATCCCTGACAAGTCTTCAACTCAGTGGCAATCTGCTCACAGGGCATATTCCACTGTCCATATCAAGATTACAGAACCTTTGGTACCTCAATATATCGAGAAATTGTCTTTCAGATCCCTTACCAGCAATCCCTACCAAGGGCATCCCTTCCCTTTTGTCCATAGACCTGTCTTATAATAATCTCAGCCTTGGAATTTTACCTGATTGGATCAGAAGCAAGCAGCTTAAAGATGTCCATCTAGCTGGGTGCAAATTGAAGGGAGATCTTCCACACTTCACAAGACCTGACTCTCTCAGCTCTATTGACCTATCAGATAACTATCTGGTGGATGGTAtttcaaatttcttcacaaacatGTCCAGCTTGCAAAAGGTCAAGCTCTCAAACAACCAGCTGAGGTTTGACATTTCTGAAATCAAATTACCAACAGAACTGTCTTCCATAGATTTGCATGCTAATCTGCTGGTGGGTTCACTATCAACAATCATAAATGACAGGACAAGCAGCTCTTTGGAGGTTATAGACGTgtcaaacaattttatttcagGTCACATTCCAGAATTTGTGGAAGGCTCAAGCTTGAAGGTGTTAAACTTGGGGAGCAACAACATATCAGGTTCAATCCCAATTTCTATCTCGAACTTGATAAATCTTGAGAGACTGGACATTTCAAGAAATCACATATTGGGAACCATCCCTTCAAGTCTAGGTCAGTTGTTGAAACTACTATGGCTTGATGTATCCATAAACGGATTAACAGGGCAAATACCAAGTAGCTTGTCACAGATAACTGGTCTTAAGCATGCAAACTTCAGGGCAAACAGGCTGTGTGGTGAAATACCACAAAGTAGACCATTCAACATTTTTCGACCAGTTGCTTACATCCACAACTTGTGCTTATGTGGCAAACCTTTACAACCATGCAAGAAACAATGGAGTATGGGTCAGTGA
- the LOC100306558 gene encoding high-mobility group box protein: protein MASSQSRKRVDAVDSRAASVLVRAKDGSAFARCDDCKKNVPVALIDMHSCSLEAKIKMNLDAQVVEQAAEAKKPERKKPKSKEPMAKKAKVGKGKKVKDPNMPKRPPTAFFVFLDDFRKSFKEANPDSKDVKRVGKEAGEKWRSMTDEEKKPYLDKVAELKEEYEKAMESYEAGQDEEDQTVSDKETSDKEAAAKEVAIEVEEELTDED from the exons ATGGCATCATCTCAGTCGAGGAAGAGAGTTGACGCCGTCGATTCTCGCGCTGCTTCCGTTCTCGTTCGCGCCAAAGATGGCAGTGCTTTTGCTCGTTG CGACGATTGCAAGAAGAATGTGCCGGTTGCACTCATCGACATGCACAGTTGCAGCCTTGAagctaaaattaaaatgaacctag ACGCTCAAGTTGTGGAACAGGCTGCTGAAGCTAAGAAGCCGGAGAG GAAGAAGCCCAAATCTAAAGAGCCTATGGCAAAAAAAGCTAAAGTTGGGAAGGGGAAGAAAGTCAAGGATCCTAACATGCCTAAGCGTCCTCCCACAGCTTTCTTTGTCTTCTT GGATGATTTTagaaaatctttcaaagaagctAATCCTGATTCTAAGGATGTTAAAAGG GTTGGTAAAGAGGCTGGTGAAAAGTGGAGGTCTATGACTGATGAA GAGAAGAAGCCATATCTTGACAAAGTTGCTGAGCTTAAGGAAGAGTACGAGAAGGCTATGGAAAGCTATGAAGCTGGTCAAGATGAAGAA GATCAAACTGTGTCTGATAAGGAAACTTCTGATAAGGAAGCTGCTGCAAAAGAAGTTGCAATAGAAGTTGAAGAGGAGCTAACTGACGAGGACTAA